The following DNA comes from Nicotiana sylvestris chromosome 10, ASM39365v2, whole genome shotgun sequence.
tcatttattttcctttttctcggATTTCGATCTTTGGAGCCTAATGGTCTGCCACGTTTTAGGCGTccttttgactcattagctatgacactagaagattgtccaaccgggacatcaatacggattggaacattctctgtagggatatgtgattttgttatccttttcaaatccgtaaatgcatctggcatttgatttgctattctctgcaaatggataatcttttgcacctctttttcacaaatagaggcacgtggatcaagatgagataatgatggattttttcacaaaatttcccgtttggtttcaccaacttctccccctaattttgggaaaagtgtctCATCGAATCGACAGTCTGCAAATCGAGCACTGAATAAATCCCCCGTTAATGTTTTAAGATAGCGAATAATGGAgggcgattcaaacccaacatatattcctaaccttctttgcgGACCCATTTTGGTGCTATATGGCggtgctacaggcacatatactgtgcatccaaaaattcttaaatatgatatattaggttcatgacccaaaactaattgcaacggggaatatttatgataatttgtcggtctgagacgaactagcattactgcatgcaaaatggcatgaccccaaacagaagtgggcagcttcgttttcatgagtaacggtcttgctatcaattgcagacgtttaattaaagactctgcaagaccattttgagtgtgaacatgagctacatgattttccacttttatcccaattgataagcaataatcgtTAAATGtttgggatgaaaactcagcagcattatcaagtctaatagacttaattggattatcgggaaattgtgcccgtaatcgaattatttgtgccattaattttgcaaacgtgaggttgcgagatgacaataggcacacatgaaaccatctagaagatgcgtctattaagaccataaaatatctaaacgacccactagatgggtgaataggtccacaaatgtccccttgtatacgttccaaaaaCGCAGGGGATTCAAttccaacctttgttggtgatggtctaataattaacttgccttgataacaagaagtgcaagaaaattcattatttaaaagaatctttaaattatttaatgaattcccatttgagttttctataattcgtctcatcataattgatccagggtATCCCAATCGATCATgacaaagtacaaaagtattggaatcagtaaccttttggtttacggtagaatgtgcctcaattgcactaattcttgtccaatacatgccacaagataaagattggaacttctcaataaccctcttttgtccagagacattcttggtaatgatgagatattcaagattattctcatctattgtctcaatatgatatccatttcgacggatatctttaaaactcaacaagttcctcttggactgggaggagaacattgcattctctatgataagtattgttcctttaggcagagttatagtagctcttccagagcattcaattaatttactactaccagaaattgtagtaacatctgccttacatatatttaaatgagagaaatatttcttctctttgaatattgtatgtgtcgtacatgaatcaattaaacaaatatttttgcaattgaactttgatccaagtttgctttgtgggatatccatatttgcttccAATGATTTGGCATACAAAAGAAATAGACgaataaatattagtattttcagagaacaaggaaagaaataaagttaaacaaatgatttgataatgacattTTAATGCAATTTTGAGTAAACTCTTATTATATATAATACAAACAATTACGTAGTTAAAGATTATACAATTATAAGCACACTATACACCAATGACCCAGTATGGTAATGATTATTATAGATACTTTTTTTAAAACAACTGGAAATTTccgcaaaaaaaaaatattacccAAACGTCATTTgatatttttgaaaaattcaaTTCAATAGGTGGTTTCCGTTTTTTTTTTGGTGAAAACTAAAAAGCTTTGCTCTAATAGTGTTTAGCTGGAAAGCTTTTGGAAAACTGAAAAAGTATCAACAACTTTTTGTAAACAAATGTCGTAAAAATTAACTAGTATACTACTATATCAGACTTGTGTAGTAGTAATGCAAACAAACTATTTATTAAATGATTCTATGATACTATATGCTATGATTATGTTATTTATCATTAGTAATGCTAATGTACATTTCATGTGCAATTGCTAGCTTTTacaattaaataactattttgaaATTGTAATGACTGTAGTAAAAAAAATGTACGTAATAACATTGAATTTTGTGTTGCAGTTCACGTGATTGGTTAGGAATCAAGTTTATTgtttaaaacaaatataagaATCAGATTTAATCAAAACGTACCAACACTATTTCATAAAACAAATAATACTAATCGATATTAATGACTACTACTCATGTAAAGAACTATGATTACATGATGTTTTTTCACTAACTACTATGAATTggcaaaaataaaatttaaactaCTCAATCTTCTTTAACCACGGATCTATCACCGATCAAGTGGTCTATTTTCCCATCAGGGTGCTCAAAGAAGTCAGCCACATCCAAGTGGGTGATGTCAAAATCATTGTCAGAGACAAAATTGGCTTTAGGACCTTTATTCTTTAGAGATGCTCTTGGTACACGACAAATATTTGCCCAATGACCTTTTCCACCGCAACGATAACATTCGGTTTCTGAACCATTTGCCTTTGGTTTCTCATCTTTTCCTTTCCACTTTTGGTGGTTATTTTTCTTTGAGGGGTGATTAACACCAGAAAAATTTCTTCCTTGTCCACGGCCATGACCAtgaccacgaccacgaccacgaaTAGGGCCACGGCCTTTTCCACGCTTAGCATAATGGGAATATACCTCATCCACTTTAGGCAATGGTGTAGACCCAGTGGATCGATTTTCGTAATTTCTCATGAGCAAGTCATTGTTTCGCTCAGCCACAAGGAGAAAAGAAATCAACTCAGAGTACTTTTTGAAACCTTTCTCTCTGTATTGCTGTTGCAAgaccatattggaggcatgaaacgttgtgaacgttttttcaagcatatcataatCAGTGATAGTATCTCCACAGATTTttaatttagaagtaattctgaacattgcggaattatattcagaaatagacttaaagtcttggagcctcTGATGAGTtcaatcatatcgtgcttgtggaagagtggccaactttaagttgtcatatctttcctttaagtCATTCCACAAAGCAATTGGATCTTTGACTgtgagatattctattttcaacccttcatcaaggtgatggcgcaagaaaatcaaggtcttagcacagtcttgggtggatgctttagttttgtctttaatggtatctccaagacccattgcatctaaatgAATTTTAGCATCCAAcacccatgtcatatagttcttgcccgaaatttcaagggcaatGACCTTTCTTTTCATAATACCAGTCATAATTAAAAGAGGAGAAAAGTTGTACCTTAATCTTCTTGAGACGGTAGAATCTTGTGCTGATAACgcgttataaaacaataaaagtagaagaacaatattgcagagaaagagagagaagaaattcttattgaattttgggatgatttacaattgGGTAagaccctctatttatagggggaaaatgacttagccacaaagtaaaactctctacaagatagacattcaccCTAAATAGAATCCTATTCATAACAGTATGCATTTTATAgtccaaaactaattaaaaggCTAGCCACCGATCCAACTATCACGGAAGTACAATCTCGTCCTTCATCCAAAAATCGCTCTTCTCCAATTCCAACCCAAGTTCCAAAATAGAAAAATGAAATCTAAGATAAGAAGTAGGAATTTGAGATCTTCAATGCCGTCGTATTATACATACATAAAGCCAGGAGCGTTGGCACAACTCAGGATCTCCAAAATTACTGCTAAATCAAGACCAAACGATGCTCAATCTCCAATTGCAATGTGCTAACAAATACCCAACACAAAACAGACCTTTTAGCACCAACCACAGAGGGCTTAATTTCTTGTTTCAATTTGAAGATTGCTAACCACCGTCACTATAtaaattgtgttacttcttctggtttcttcttctcttccTATAACccaaaaaaatcagaaattccaaaaaaaaaaatgggaTAAAGAGCAAAGCAAACATTGCCCATTGATGTTCTTGGATATGGATAGAGGTAGCTGATAAGCTTAAAtacaaaaagagagagagagagagagatattgaattgtttctctctctctttaAGTTTTCTGTTGTTTTGTGTGTGTACTGTTTGGTGTTATTCTCAAGAAAGTTCAAAAGAGAAGTGGTGAGCATGGGATACATAGAGATCAACGAGGCACTCACTAGTTTTTGTCCTCTAAAAAAGCACAACTGTGTGACTTTTATGTAGGTGGCACGTGTGACAGACATATACTTTGCTGTTTTAGGTGGGTTTTTTAGTTTATGTGGATTTAGGATTAATGCAAGTAATGCAGTTAATTTAAATATGTGCAACCAAGAAATTAATGTGCTTAGTAGATTGTATTTACATCAATGAAGTGTTTTATTTTGCTTTATTTATGCTTATTTGTCTTGCCTGTGAATTAATTTCAGTTTTAATGAGGTAACATGTTGTTTGACGATTATTTCAATTACACAATTGTGTTTACTTATTGTGTTCAATTACTAcataatatatatacaaaataaactctcactatacaaaatatatacaaaaatagactgtcattatacaaaaaatatacaaaatagactattACTATACAAaacatatacaaaatagactgtcattatacataaaatatacaaaatagactgtcactatacaaaaaatatacaaaatagatgtcACTATAtagaatatatacaaaatagactgtcactatacaaaaaatatacaaaatagatgtaactatacaaaatatatacaaataagactgtcattatacaaaaatacatgaTACACTCTAAATACACGGTGTGCACACATTACGcataaaaaatgtatatataatttatatacactATGTTTACATATTAGAAAATACACATGCATATACAATTTTGATACATTGTTCAGACAGATTATACATTCACAATAAAAACTACACTTGGGGTACACAAATATATACACTTTAGATACACAAGCACACTCGAAATAGGCTCAATATACACTAAGGATACACTGCCGAACTTAGGATACAATATTTATacatttcaaaatatatataaatatatatatatatatatatatatatatatatatatgaacggAAAGTATAACTTTTCTACAAAACTATAATTCATTAAAATTATCCAGTACGTACAActttatacatacatatatatgcgcaCACACACTTTATATATATACTGCACTTCGCCTATCATTAAATCCAATATTAAATAgtattaaaaaaagtaaaagtaagagagagaaaaaaaaggtgtTAGAattaaaagaattgaagaaaagaagtaaaaaaatatagaaagagtAAAAAGTCAAATGTGATACgtaaaagagagaaaacaatttGGTGTTTAGAAGGAAAAATATCTAGGGAAGATAAAAAAGTTAGTACCAAAATTTACTTTTATCTTTTGTCTGTTGGTTTTATCCGATTGCACATTTCGGGTTACGTGCAAAACTTTGGGCTAATACTTTTTTTCAACGGAAAAATGCCAAATATATCTCTCTACTTTTGTTTATTGTTCAATCTCATCCCCATTATACTTTCCGTTCATATATACCCCTACCGTCCAACAAAGTTCTATATTTATCCCTATTTTAAGGGACATGACATGTGACACCGTCTGATTGAAAGAACCAAtcctaaaacaaaacaaaaaaaccaaAACATGCTTAAAATATAACCATCTGACCCGGTTCCCCTTTTAAAAAAATTTCCTAAAATTAAAACTCATTTCTTCTACCCCCGCCCCCCAAAACAGCTATTATAATGAGCTGCAACCTTAAGAAAACATCAGATCGAAACTGCAATTTCCAATAAGTAAAGTATCAGATTTAGTGAGTAAATAAGGATCAAACATGTAATATACTAATCTTCCAATTTTTCAAATAAATTAATACAAATCATGAACTAAAAGATTAAATCAAAATCAGAGGAACCTAGCAAACAGATAGTTAAAGAAGGAAACAATCCAATTAAACAATTAAGTCAAAAACTTTACATAAAATAGACAAACCCCATTCAAGAGAATTAAGAGCAGTAGCAGCCCAGTGAAATTACGATATTTATAGGCTCTAAAATCGGACCATTAGTGGAGGAAGATTAGCCCATTGAGAGTGTGAAAAATTCAAAAACGACATCGTATTATGCGTCCATCGTTTCCTCCACCTCTTTTCCGGCAGTTACCTGGCCGGGAAACGACCACCATCACCGGAAAAGCCACTGATCCTCCATTATTTCTGGTCAATAACCGATCCTGTCTATCCCCACTCTCTCCTCTCCTCCCTTCACAACCCCCAAAACCCACAAGATGAAGGAAACAACTATCACTAGTCATCGGAGAAATCTCAGAGCATAAGTGTCCAACGCGACCCAAATTCTTTAATGTGGTACTTTGGTCGTGGGTTTTAACTTTTAAGTGGGTATGAGTTTTTTAAGTTGTGGGTCAGGTCTTGTGCTTAAAGGATGCCATGTGTCATGTCCGTTAAAATAAGGATAAATATAAAACTTTGTTGGATGGCAGGGGTATATATGAGCTGAAAGTATAACGGGGGATGGGATTGAACAATAAACAAAAGTAGAGGGATATATTTggctcttttcattttttttcaatggCCATACAAGGTAGTTTTCTTTTTAACCTatactcatttttttaaaaagttgtaacttgtacccacttttaaacaacttcagccctctttctccttctcctccttcttttttttcttcttcttcttttcttctgctgctgttggtgctgctatgaaacttcagttcataggTTACAATCTTCACCTGAGCTTGATGATTTAGTTTCAGTCCAAATTTGGAAGTTTATATATAACTATAGATTAGAATTTAAATGTGGGTTTTAACTATATATTAGATTATATTACTTGAAATCATACGAAGTCCATTCATATCTGATGGTTTTATGGGGAAATCCTCACAAACATGTGTTGAGTTTTCAGAGTACTTCACGATTTTGTCCTCATATTCAACTTATGGTAAGATTGTTGACATATCTTGAGAGCATGGGTTGTGCAGCTAAAACGTGCTGAAGTTCAacaaatatagaacaaaacttcagctactagaatgcttaagttcatcaattacaaataaaaacttcagccaaCACTTGGTTCAGCAATTTGCTACGTCAGGCCcctctactagaatgctgaagtttgcgtgattgcctttgctacttcaggcccgtatgcctgaagttatgcgaaaagtGGGTACATTTGTAATTCTTTTGTAAAAGCGGGTAtaaattaaaacgtgacccaaaaagcgggtatagatgcaaataccCTTAAATTATCCAATGATAGAAATCTTTACATAAATCGCCGCTCGAATTCACTATTTATTTTTCTTACCTGGTATAATTTATACTGTAATTATACACGAttataataaattatatattctctagctatttttagtttaaatattgAGTAAACGACTATTTGGGTTGAtccttcatttttattttttttgaactcTCGACATTTCACTGCTCAATCTTATTAACTTAAAATGGGAGATTTTATTCATCTTCTTACTAGCTTACACCCAAGACGTATTTTGATTTAGTGACTTGATTTTACTAATTAGACAATGTTAATAATCAGTGGTGGTTTTTCAAAATTAATTATCACTAAATTAACGTGAACCTTCTTCAAGAAATTCATAAAAGTAACGAGACTTTCATTTATTAATGACTCATTATACATTTAGAGCcagtttggccaagcttttaggaggccaaaagtacttttttttagccaaaaaagtactttttgaaaaatttaaggtgtttggccaaaaTGAAAAAATACTTCTTAGCAGCAGCATAAACAATTTTGAGGAGAAGCTACAAATTCTAGCTTCTTCcaaaaagcagaagcagaaagttaatttattcaagacaaaaataACCACCGGTGGTTTCTCAAAATTAATTATCACAAAATTAAAGTGAACCTTCTTCAAGAAAATTCATAAAAGTAACAAGACTTTCATTTATTCATGACCCATTATACATTTAGTAAACATTGTAAAAGCAATATCATAGATAATCCAAAGCTACGTTATACAACAAACTAATAAATTAAATCACTGAACAATTAATGTTTATAGGGACTCGGTAAGGAAtcaaaattaataatttgtatatatatattctaagATTAATCGAATCAACAATTGGGCATATCTGGAGGTGGAGGCAGAAGTTTCTGATCCAAGCCTTTTCCATCCTTAACAATGAATGCCATATCCATTCCCCAGCTTATGTGACGCTCGAAATGGCAGTGCATAAACCACACACCTGATCAgccaattaaaagaaaaaaaaaatgtctAAGTACGGCACCATGTGAAATTGGCagtaaagatttttttttacttcCCATCCGGTGTTCGGTACTGATATTGGAATCCGATTATACCCCGATTCATACCGCGTAGGACACCATTTGGGAGAAGTTCTCCTTATCAATAATTTGGTTTAGTGTTTAGCAGTACAAATTTGGTTTAACGTCTGTATGTACTGATTATGTGGAAATTATTACATGTAACTCTATTTAAAAAATATTGATTTGTAACAAAAATTGGTAATAATTCTGTTATAATGTATATAGATTAATTTACTGTGATGAAGTAAAAATTTCTTATACTATCAAAGTATCAATGTATATAACTTAATTCTTCCTTTCAATCTCAGCAACTTGAATAATTAAATGGTTTATATCATACATACCATTAAGCAAAACCATTATTTTATGCGTATTCAAATTTTAACAGAGCAACACACCAAAATAGGCATACAGGCACCTTAATAAAATCCTTGCGCATTTGTCAAATTGAGTATAGCTCCTAAATAATTATTCCTCTATTTCATTTTACGTGGCaatctttttattatttatttattttaaaaagaatgacatattttt
Coding sequences within:
- the LOC138879311 gene encoding uncharacterized protein yields the protein MTGIMKRKVIALEISGKNYMTWVLDAKIHLDAMGLGDTIKDKTKASTQDCAKTLIFLRHHLDEGLKIEYLTVKDPIALWNDLKERYDNLKITSKLKICGDTITDYDMLEKTFTTFHASNMVLQQQYREKGFKKYSELISFLLVAERNNDLLMRNYENRSTGSTPLPKVDEVYSHYAKRGKGRGPIRGRGRGHGHGRGQGRNFSGVNHPSKKNNHQKWKGKDEKPKANGSETECYRCGGKGHWANICRVPRASLKNKGPKANFVSDNDFDITHLDVADFFEHPDGKIDHLIGDRSVVKED